CACGAGGAGATAGAGCACGAGGCATGGTTTGAGGAGCTTTTGACCGGGAAGCCGAGCGGCCACTTCAGGAGAAGCAAGCCCGGAGAAAGCCCCTACGTATCCAAGTTCTTGAGGTAAAGGGTTATTAAGTCTGAGCTCGATATTTGTGTGGTGGTACCATGCTCGCGAAATACCCATTTGAACTCCCGAAGGACAGGCCCCTTACAAAGAGGGAGATAGCCCAGGCCCTCCGCTGGGCAATCGAGGCCGAACTCGACGCCATAAACATCTACGAACAGCTTGCTGCTGGAATTGAGGACGAGAAAATAAAGCATATCTTCCTCGATGTGGCAAACGAGGAGAAAGAGCACTTTGGGGAGTTCCTCGCGGCTCTCTTCGAGGTTGACGAGGAGCTGGCCAAGTACATGAAAGAGGGCTTCAAGGAAGTTGAGGAGGAGACCGGGATAAAGGTCAAGCTCTGACCCTGCCGGTTTCTCAACGTTTTTTGTTTTGATTTCATATTCTTGTTAAACACGCCTATGAGACTGAAAAGAAGGCCCCCTCCAGCTACACAGACGGTCTTGCTAGGATACGGGGCCAAGGACTCCGGTACACCAAGGTCGAGGAGATAGTCGGCAGGATAGCAATTGACACCATCATCCACAAGCACCTCATGGAGGCCCATCCTCAACGCCCAGAAGGAGCTTGAGAAGCTTGCTGGTGAGGGTCCCATTGAGGAAGTTAAAGATGTTGAGCTTTCTCCGGAGCAGAAGGCCCTTGTGAAGCGCTTCGCCGAGATGCACCTTGAGATAGAGAAGGACATGATACAGACTTACCAGAAGATGGCCGTGAAGATGACCCACCCGCCCTTCAAGGGCCTGGCTGAGGCCATAGTGGAAAACGAGAGGGAGCACCATAGGCTCCTGGCGGAGCTGATAGCTAAGTACAAGGAGTGAATTTAGCAGGACATTTATTTTTCTTTCAGCTCTTTGAGTATTTCAAACTCGCCCTTTAACCGCTCGTAGTGAGAACCTTCCACGGCCGCGAGGCTCAGGTAGACTTTTTTGAGCTCTTCCCTTTTCTCTTCCTCTGCAAGGCGCTCGTATATCCTCTTCGCCAGCAGTTCACTCTCCATTGCAAGCTGGAGCACTTCAAAAACGTCTTCAGCTCTCTCAAATTTCTCCAGGAGCGGTGCGACCTCGATAGGTGGAATATCGGGTGGAGTGGGCTCTTCCCCGTAATTCCGGAGGAACATCTTTCTGAGCGTGTCTCCGTGCTCTTTAGACTCCTTTGAGAGGCAGATGAATGTCTCAATGAGGGATTCCGAAAGGCCGAGTTCTCTTG
This sequence is a window from Thermococcus kodakarensis KOD1. Protein-coding genes within it:
- a CDS encoding ferritin family protein; protein product: MHELKKLDEKSLLAYWIKGEYDEADMYRELVRRARELGLSESLIETFICLSKESKEHGDTLRKMFLRNYGEEPTPPDIPPIEVAPLLEKFERAEDVFEVLQLAMESELLAKRIYERLAEEEKREELKKVYLSLAAVEGSHYERLKGEFEILKELKEK
- a CDS encoding ferritin family protein encodes the protein MLAKYPFELPKDRPLTKREIAQALRWAIEAELDAINIYEQLAAGIEDEKIKHIFLDVANEEKEHFGEFLAALFEVDEELAKYMKEGFKEVEEETGIKVKL